In Alteracholeplasma palmae J233, a single genomic region encodes these proteins:
- the atpA gene encoding F0F1 ATP synthase subunit alpha: MPKIDFDQMSAIIKKQIETYEDDIELENVGKVLSVGDGIAIVYGLNQAILGELVEFPQQVKGLVFNLETHHVGVILFGNTDLIKEGDLVKTTKRIFEVPVGEGLLGRVIDPLGNPLDLKGSLKTEKSLPVERKAVAVMDRGPINEPLQTGVKVIDALVPIGKGQRELIIGDRQTGKTTIAVDAILNQRGKNVVCIYVAIGQKESNVANIAQTLSIKGAMDYTIIVNAGASQEGTVLYLAPFTGITIAEYFMEKGRDVLIVYDDLSKHAAAYRELSLLLKRPPGREAYPGDIFYLHSRLLERSGKVSEALGGGSITALPIIETQAGDISAYIPTNVISITDGQLFLESKLFYSGIRPAINPGLSVSRVGGSAQWNAMKKVSGTLRIALANYRELEAFVQFGSDLDAHSKRRLERGRRTVEILKQNIHDLVNMPAQIVILYALSKGYMDDLTINQVKNLEAEIAQGLSLNEKGKEIKQILEETQKLPEDTILEEFINHIRRFI, encoded by the coding sequence ATGCCAAAAATTGACTTTGATCAAATGAGTGCCATAATCAAAAAGCAAATAGAAACTTACGAAGATGATATTGAATTAGAAAATGTCGGTAAAGTTTTAAGTGTAGGTGATGGAATTGCCATTGTTTATGGGCTAAATCAAGCTATTTTAGGAGAACTTGTAGAGTTTCCTCAACAAGTAAAAGGTCTTGTATTTAACTTAGAAACACACCATGTAGGGGTAATATTATTTGGTAATACAGATTTAATTAAAGAAGGGGATTTAGTTAAAACCACTAAAAGAATTTTTGAAGTTCCAGTAGGTGAAGGTTTACTAGGAAGAGTGATTGATCCTCTTGGAAATCCACTTGATTTAAAAGGAAGTTTAAAAACTGAAAAATCTTTACCTGTTGAAAGAAAAGCTGTTGCTGTAATGGATCGTGGTCCAATTAATGAACCGCTTCAAACTGGAGTTAAAGTCATTGATGCATTAGTTCCAATTGGTAAAGGACAAAGAGAATTAATTATTGGAGATAGACAAACAGGGAAAACTACGATTGCTGTTGATGCTATCTTAAATCAAAGAGGTAAGAATGTTGTTTGTATTTATGTAGCAATCGGACAAAAAGAATCGAATGTTGCAAATATTGCTCAAACTTTAAGCATCAAAGGAGCCATGGATTATACAATTATTGTTAATGCTGGAGCTTCACAAGAAGGAACAGTTCTATATTTAGCACCTTTTACAGGAATTACTATTGCGGAATACTTTATGGAAAAAGGTCGAGATGTTTTAATTGTTTATGATGATTTATCTAAACACGCAGCTGCATATAGAGAATTATCGCTACTATTAAAAAGACCGCCAGGAAGAGAAGCATACCCAGGAGATATCTTCTACCTACATTCTAGATTACTAGAAAGATCAGGTAAAGTTTCTGAAGCATTAGGTGGAGGAAGTATTACTGCCTTACCAATTATTGAAACTCAAGCAGGCGATATTTCAGCCTATATTCCAACAAACGTTATTTCTATTACAGATGGACAGTTATTCTTAGAAAGTAAGTTATTCTATTCAGGAATTAGACCTGCCATTAATCCAGGATTAAGTGTGTCACGTGTGGGTGGTTCTGCACAGTGGAACGCAATGAAAAAAGTATCTGGAACCTTAAGAATAGCCTTAGCTAACTATAGAGAACTAGAAGCTTTCGTACAATTTGGATCAGACTTAGATGCCCACTCTAAAAGAAGACTAGAACGTGGAAGAAGAACAGTTGAAATATTAAAACAAAATATTCATGATTTAGTTAATATGCCAGCTCAAATCGTTATTTTATATGCTTTATCAAAAGGTTATATGGATGACTTAACAATTAATCAAGTGAAAAATCTAGAAGCTGAAATAGCACAAGGATTATCACTTAATGAAAAAGGAAAAGAAATTAAACAAATTCTAGAAGAAACTCAAAAATTACCAGAAGATACCATTCTAGAAGAATTTATTAACCACATTAGGAGATTTATTTAA
- the atpH gene encoding ATP synthase F1 subunit delta — protein sequence MFAEKYADALFEIAVKQQKLDEYAEEFDRFYSLVKDNPKWIELMDSPILRKDKKRKMIFELPSFSPMFLQFLSTIAENGHIKFYQNIYDKWLSLTSAEQKIAHVTLYTATKPTKKKLDSLKEEIKPYFPDLTIKFDVIIDKSLIKGIKIVYQGKSIDRSVKNQLRKLESSI from the coding sequence ATGTTTGCAGAAAAGTATGCAGATGCTTTATTTGAAATAGCAGTAAAGCAACAAAAGTTAGATGAGTATGCTGAAGAATTTGATCGTTTTTATTCGTTAGTAAAAGATAATCCTAAATGGATAGAACTAATGGATTCACCTATTTTAAGGAAAGATAAAAAAAGGAAAATGATATTTGAACTTCCTTCTTTTAGTCCAATGTTTCTACAGTTTTTATCAACCATTGCGGAAAATGGACATATAAAATTTTATCAAAATATTTATGATAAATGGCTATCTTTAACAAGTGCTGAGCAAAAGATTGCCCACGTAACACTTTATACAGCAACCAAACCAACAAAGAAAAAACTAGATAGTTTAAAAGAAGAGATCAAGCCTTACTTTCCTGATCTAACTATTAAGTTTGATGTGATTATTGATAAGAGTCTAATCAAAGGAATCAAAATAGTCTATCAAGGAAAGAGTATTGATAGATCTGTAAAAAATCAATTAAGAAAATTAGAATCTAGTATTTAG
- the atpF gene encoding F0F1 ATP synthase subunit B, with the protein MEFLDKLIEQLMEELSSIFENWQMIVWQLLATVVLFLVIRFLLWKPITNYLEKRQEALNKELYETKYEKERLQQLKQETVKEYELVKTEAQEIKKALSLEAQEEKEHIIAEARLEAKRRLDQVELDIQQEIRESNDKIKKMIKEVAFSAAEKIVQHEIDGDTYDAMLEELIDESLY; encoded by the coding sequence ATGGAGTTTTTAGATAAACTTATTGAACAACTAATGGAAGAACTTAGTTCTATATTTGAAAACTGGCAAATGATTGTTTGGCAATTATTAGCTACAGTTGTATTGTTTTTAGTTATTCGCTTTTTATTATGGAAACCAATTACTAATTATTTAGAAAAAAGACAAGAGGCTTTAAATAAAGAGCTTTATGAAACTAAATATGAAAAAGAACGATTACAACAATTAAAACAAGAAACAGTTAAAGAATATGAATTAGTAAAAACTGAAGCACAAGAAATTAAAAAAGCTCTATCTTTAGAAGCACAAGAAGAAAAAGAACATATTATTGCTGAAGCAAGATTAGAAGCTAAAAGACGTTTGGATCAAGTAGAATTAGATATTCAACAAGAAATCAGAGAATCTAACGATAAGATCAAAAAAATGATAAAAGAAGTAGCTTTCTCAGCTGCAGAAAAAATAGTTCAACATGAAATAGACGGAGATACATACGATGCTATGCTTGAAGAACTAATTGATGAGAGTCTATACTAA
- the atpE gene encoding ATP synthase F0 subunit C, with protein sequence MNLLIILNTFAEGVASGITDSGVAYLGAAIAILTAGFAGIGQGLAAMKAVEAIGRQPEASGKIMGTMVLGQAIVETSGIYALIIAFILTTK encoded by the coding sequence ATGAATTTATTAATAATTTTAAATACATTTGCAGAAGGAGTAGCTTCTGGAATTACAGATAGTGGAGTTGCTTATTTAGGAGCAGCAATTGCAATTTTAACAGCAGGGTTTGCTGGTATCGGGCAAGGTTTAGCTGCAATGAAAGCCGTTGAAGCAATCGGGCGCCAACCAGAAGCATCAGGTAAAATCATGGGAACAATGGTTCTAGGACAAGCAATTGTTGAAACATCAGGTATTTACGCTTTAATTATCGCCTTTATTCTTACTACAAAATAA
- a CDS encoding F0F1 ATP synthase subunit A has protein sequence MRGTLFGIPMYMWTTIIIVIFVTIISLIVNIKIRKLKVGDKPSKFLTAFIVGIDAFNKFIKGNIGKHWKYVSPLVLTLAVTVFLSNISGLFALDTPTKYTTITAALALFSFFIVQSTGIVSRKWRHIKTLGEPIVFIFPLNLLSDFMPLLSMTLRLFGNIASGAVLVGLVYQLTGWFSIIVAPPVQLIFDIGFGTIQTLVFVMLTVVFSAGKLETSDLELEIN, from the coding sequence TTGAGAGGTACACTATTTGGAATTCCTATGTATATGTGGACCACAATTATAATCGTTATATTTGTAACAATTATTTCTTTAATTGTTAATATTAAAATTAGAAAACTTAAGGTGGGAGATAAACCATCAAAGTTTTTAACAGCATTTATAGTTGGAATTGATGCCTTTAATAAATTTATTAAAGGAAACATAGGTAAGCACTGGAAATATGTGAGTCCACTTGTTTTAACCTTAGCTGTTACAGTTTTCTTATCTAACATCTCAGGATTATTTGCACTAGATACACCGACCAAATATACAACTATTACCGCAGCTTTAGCACTTTTCTCATTCTTTATCGTACAATCTACAGGGATTGTAAGTAGAAAGTGGAGACATATTAAAACACTTGGAGAACCAATTGTCTTTATTTTCCCACTGAATTTATTAAGTGATTTCATGCCATTATTGTCAATGACATTGCGTCTTTTTGGTAATATCGCAAGTGGTGCTGTTTTAGTTGGACTAGTCTATCAACTTACAGGATGGTTTTCAATTATTGTTGCACCACCGGTTCAATTAATATTTGATATTGGCTTTGGGACCATTCAAACATTAGTATTTGTTATGTTAACAGTCGTCTTTTCAGCTGGAAAGCTTGAGACATCAGATTTAGAGTTAGAAATTAATTAG
- the upp gene encoding uracil phosphoribosyltransferase, with the protein MSKVVVLNHPLIDHKMTIIRDKNTGSKQFRESVSEIGGLITYEISRDFETVPKVVESPVCRVDGFELAKKIVIVPILRAGLGMVDGIHDMIPHAKIGHIGLYRDEETLQPHTYYAKFPTDIKESLVLVVDPMLATGGSASAAITILKDRGIYNIRYVGLVGTPEGIKKLQEDHPDVDIYLAALDSHLNEEGYIVPGLGDCGDRLFGTK; encoded by the coding sequence ATGAGTAAAGTAGTAGTATTAAATCACCCATTAATCGATCATAAAATGACAATTATTAGAGATAAAAACACAGGTTCAAAACAATTTAGAGAAAGCGTGTCAGAAATTGGTGGGCTTATCACTTATGAAATATCAAGAGATTTTGAAACAGTACCAAAAGTAGTTGAATCACCTGTTTGTAGAGTAGATGGATTCGAACTTGCTAAAAAAATAGTTATTGTCCCAATTCTTAGAGCAGGACTTGGTATGGTAGATGGTATTCATGACATGATTCCACATGCTAAGATTGGACACATTGGTTTATATAGAGATGAAGAAACGTTACAACCACACACATATTATGCAAAATTCCCAACTGATATCAAAGAGAGTTTAGTTTTAGTAGTAGACCCAATGCTTGCCACAGGTGGTTCTGCTTCAGCAGCAATCACAATTTTAAAAGATAGAGGTATTTACAATATCCGTTACGTAGGATTAGTTGGAACTCCAGAAGGTATTAAAAAACTTCAAGAAGATCATCCAGATGTAGATATCTACTTAGCAGCTCTTGATTCACATCTTAATGAAGAAGGATATATTGTTCCTGGTCTTGGAGATTGTGGAGATAGATTATTTGGTACTAAATGA
- the rpiB gene encoding ribose 5-phosphate isomerase B: protein MKIALGSDHAGFKLKEELKTYLSSKKIEVLDLGTNSEDSVDYPDYGKKVGHAVVEKSADLGIVVCGTGIGISIAANKVKGVRAALVYDELTGKLAKEHNNANVIALGGRTTSTKDAYKIVDAFLNATFEQRHQKRLDKLEEEEN, encoded by the coding sequence ATGAAAATAGCTCTTGGCAGTGACCATGCTGGATTTAAACTCAAAGAAGAACTAAAAACATATCTTAGTTCTAAAAAAATTGAAGTTTTAGATCTAGGTACAAACAGTGAGGACAGCGTTGATTATCCCGATTACGGAAAAAAAGTAGGACATGCAGTAGTCGAAAAAAGCGCTGATCTAGGAATCGTAGTTTGTGGAACAGGTATAGGAATTAGTATCGCCGCAAACAAAGTAAAAGGTGTTAGAGCAGCGTTAGTTTATGATGAATTAACAGGCAAACTCGCAAAAGAACACAATAATGCAAATGTAATTGCATTAGGTGGAAGAACCACTTCAACAAAGGATGCTTATAAGATTGTGGATGCATTTTTAAATGCTACATTTGAACAAAGACATCAAAAAAGGCTTGATAAACTAGAAGAAGAGGAAAACTAA
- a CDS encoding helix-turn-helix domain-containing protein: MKSKSSLKKWIEEKKEEKNNLHETEIFKKVDSEFLKKFRHELHLTQLQLAKVLGVSKKTIEKWEQGKNPLLGPAARLVYLIHQNPKIILELQLEES; encoded by the coding sequence ATGAAATCTAAATCTAGTTTAAAAAAGTGGATTGAAGAGAAAAAAGAAGAAAAGAATAATCTTCATGAAACAGAAATATTTAAAAAAGTAGATAGTGAATTTCTAAAAAAATTCAGACATGAATTACATTTAACTCAACTTCAACTAGCTAAGGTATTGGGCGTCTCAAAAAAAACAATTGAAAAGTGGGAACAAGGCAAAAATCCATTATTAGGACCAGCAGCACGGCTTGTTTATCTTATTCATCAGAATCCTAAAATCATTTTAGAATTACAATTAGAAGAAAGTTAA
- a CDS encoding Fic family protein, with protein sequence MNEFMTLYQLYFKNKEYYQKIYEQRLNSESTEKFDFKINGDDAFLYLHPEHFKLVSEIYQIDRSVLKVYEKLPTVALQKYIKDTLISEIKSTNDIEGIISTRKEINTILNQMNDKKHDRLYGMVNRYKFLLENKRVPLKNPTDIRKIFDELVSKEVIENEPKDALDGSVFRASDVFIYKASGSVLHKGVKPESEIITTMAQALDILNNDKYDILIRMSLFHYLFGYIHPFYNGNGRVSRFITSSLMSDNFTAIMGFNISSQIKSNKKEYYEAFEKTSSKYNKGDLGTFVYIFLKIIKNAFEYVLKNLTEQQEKLGYYEKMIKDKSEFSENEKNLIFILVQNILFSNDGMGLKELAENSKMSEIWTRKTVSSFIKKDLIVKQKDGHKNLYQINLDKLTI encoded by the coding sequence ATGAATGAATTTATGACTTTATATCAGTTATATTTTAAAAATAAAGAGTACTATCAAAAGATATATGAACAAAGATTGAATTCTGAATCAACTGAAAAGTTTGATTTTAAGATAAATGGTGATGATGCTTTTTTATACCTACATCCAGAACATTTTAAATTAGTATCAGAAATTTATCAAATCGATCGTTCTGTTTTAAAAGTGTATGAAAAACTTCCTACTGTTGCCTTACAAAAATATATTAAAGATACCTTAATATCAGAAATTAAAAGTACAAATGATATTGAAGGTATCATCAGTACAAGAAAAGAAATTAATACTATTCTGAATCAAATGAATGATAAAAAACATGATAGATTATACGGCATGGTTAATAGATATAAGTTTTTATTAGAAAATAAACGGGTTCCACTTAAAAATCCTACGGATATTAGAAAAATATTTGATGAACTTGTTAGCAAAGAAGTTATTGAAAATGAACCTAAAGATGCTCTAGATGGTAGTGTTTTTAGAGCAAGTGATGTTTTTATATATAAAGCAAGTGGTTCAGTTCTTCATAAAGGTGTTAAACCAGAAAGCGAGATTATCACTACCATGGCACAAGCCTTAGACATCCTAAATAATGATAAATACGATATTCTTATTAGAATGTCTTTGTTTCATTATCTTTTTGGGTATATACATCCATTTTATAATGGAAATGGTAGAGTAAGTAGATTTATTACAAGCTCCTTAATGAGTGATAATTTTACGGCTATTATGGGGTTTAACATAAGTAGTCAAATTAAGAGTAATAAAAAAGAATATTATGAGGCATTTGAAAAAACAAGCAGCAAATATAATAAAGGTGATTTAGGAACATTTGTTTATATATTTTTAAAAATAATTAAGAATGCTTTTGAATATGTTCTTAAAAATTTAACTGAGCAACAAGAAAAACTAGGTTATTATGAAAAGATGATTAAAGATAAAAGTGAATTCAGTGAAAATGAAAAGAATCTTATTTTTATATTGGTACAAAACATATTATTTTCAAATGATGGAATGGGACTAAAAGAATTAGCTGAAAATTCTAAGATGTCAGAAATATGGACTAGAAAAACTGTTTCTTCATTTATCAAGAAAGATTTGATTGTAAAACAAAAAGATGGGCATAAAAATCTGTATCAGATAAACTTAGATAAATTAACAATATAA
- the typA gene encoding translational GTPase TypA, protein MEKIRNIAIIAHVDHGKTTLVDQLLKQSQTLRENQQIQTRVMDSNDIERERGITILAKTTSIIYNDYRINVLDTPGHADFGGEVERIMKMVDGVLLLVDAKDGVMPQTKFVLRKALEQNLKPIVVINKVDRPFADPLNALNQVFDLFIDLNASEEQLEFPVVYASGLQGLSTLSEDFTTAVDMAPLLDTIVKYVPAPDAKQGPLQFQPALIDYNEYVGRMGIGKIHRGQLKLNEQVSVIKADGSIKQFRIQKIYRFVGLNRVEAETADAGDIVAISGLADIHVGDTITAVGNEEALPLLHIDEPTVQMTFSTNNSPFAGKEGKFVTASKIDERLYRETQKDVSLKVDRESGAESWTVSGRGELHLGILIETMRREGYEFQVSRPKVIIREIDGVKCEPYEEVQVDCPTESMGTVIELLGERKADLIKMEQIGSQSRIHYVMPSRGLIGLMTQFLTSTKGYGTLNHVYLDYRPMVHATVGNRTLGALISMSSGMTTAYALGRLEDRGIMFVDPRTSVYEGMVVGESNKDIDLVVNVVQEKQLTNMRSAGKDSTVVLKKPKTMSLEACLEFINDDELVEITPLSIRIRKMYLSANERKKNR, encoded by the coding sequence ATGGAAAAAATTAGAAATATAGCAATTATTGCGCACGTTGACCATGGTAAAACTACCCTAGTGGATCAACTTTTAAAACAAAGTCAAACTTTAAGAGAGAACCAACAAATTCAAACCAGAGTAATGGATAGTAATGATATTGAACGTGAACGCGGTATTACTATTTTAGCTAAGACAACTTCTATTATCTACAATGATTATAGAATTAATGTTCTTGATACACCAGGTCATGCTGACTTTGGTGGTGAAGTAGAACGTATTATGAAAATGGTTGATGGTGTTTTACTTTTAGTAGACGCTAAAGATGGTGTTATGCCACAAACTAAATTCGTATTAAGAAAAGCATTAGAACAAAATTTAAAACCTATCGTGGTTATTAACAAAGTAGATAGACCTTTTGCTGATCCTCTTAATGCTTTAAATCAAGTATTTGATTTATTTATTGATTTAAACGCATCAGAAGAACAATTAGAATTCCCTGTTGTATATGCATCAGGATTACAAGGGTTATCAACATTAAGTGAAGATTTTACAACAGCTGTTGATATGGCACCTTTATTAGATACAATTGTTAAATATGTACCAGCACCAGATGCTAAACAAGGACCACTTCAATTCCAACCAGCATTAATCGATTATAACGAATATGTAGGTAGAATGGGTATTGGTAAAATTCACCGTGGACAATTAAAATTAAATGAACAAGTAAGTGTTATTAAAGCTGATGGTTCAATTAAACAATTTAGAATTCAAAAAATTTATCGTTTTGTTGGATTAAATAGAGTTGAAGCTGAAACAGCAGATGCTGGAGATATTGTAGCAATCTCCGGTTTAGCAGATATTCATGTTGGTGATACAATTACTGCTGTAGGAAACGAAGAAGCACTTCCTTTACTACACATTGATGAACCAACAGTGCAAATGACATTCTCAACTAACAATAGTCCATTCGCTGGTAAAGAAGGTAAATTTGTTACCGCATCTAAAATAGATGAAAGACTTTATCGTGAAACACAAAAAGATGTCAGCTTAAAAGTAGATAGAGAATCAGGTGCTGAGTCATGGACTGTTTCAGGTAGAGGTGAATTACACTTAGGAATCTTAATTGAAACAATGAGAAGAGAAGGTTATGAATTCCAAGTTTCAAGACCTAAAGTTATTATTAGAGAAATTGATGGCGTTAAATGTGAGCCATACGAAGAAGTACAAGTTGACTGTCCAACAGAAAGTATGGGAACAGTTATCGAACTTCTAGGAGAAAGAAAAGCAGATTTAATCAAGATGGAACAAATTGGTTCTCAAAGTAGAATTCATTATGTTATGCCATCAAGAGGATTAATCGGATTAATGACACAATTCTTAACTTCTACAAAAGGTTATGGAACATTAAACCATGTTTATTTAGATTACAGACCAATGGTTCATGCGACAGTTGGTAACAGAACACTAGGTGCTTTAATTTCAATGAGTAGTGGTATGACAACTGCATATGCCTTAGGAAGATTAGAAGATCGTGGTATCATGTTCGTTGATCCAAGAACTTCAGTATACGAAGGTATGGTAGTTGGAGAATCTAATAAAGATATCGATTTAGTTGTAAACGTTGTACAAGAAAAACAACTTACTAATATGCGTTCTGCAGGTAAAGACTCAACAGTTGTTTTAAAGAAACCTAAAACAATGAGTTTAGAAGCTTGTTTAGAATTTATTAATGATGATGAATTAGTTGAAATCACTCCGTTAAGCATTAGAATTAGAAAAATGTATTTAAGTGCTAACGAACGTAAAAAAAATAGATAA
- a CDS encoding L-threonylcarbamoyladenylate synthase yields the protein MKKGDVIIFPTDTVYGIGARLLDHKAIKKIYKIKGRDFDKPIAVLCANIEQISEFAYVTDDIKKLAEAFWPGALTLILKTKYSYESETFEKTIGVRIPNHPLALELIRKNGPLKTTSVNKSGEAPLNDYEEIKAVYNKEVSAIYPNNEKILELASTVIDLTNGLEVIREGIITKKMIEDILR from the coding sequence ATGAAAAAAGGCGATGTAATTATATTTCCTACAGATACCGTTTATGGCATAGGGGCAAGACTTTTAGACCATAAGGCAATCAAGAAAATATATAAAATTAAAGGTAGAGATTTTGATAAACCTATTGCGGTTTTATGTGCTAATATAGAACAAATCTCTGAATTTGCTTATGTAACAGATGACATTAAAAAACTAGCAGAAGCATTTTGGCCAGGAGCGCTTACGCTGATTCTAAAAACAAAATATTCTTATGAGAGTGAAACATTTGAAAAAACAATCGGTGTAAGAATTCCTAACCACCCACTAGCATTAGAATTGATTAGAAAAAATGGGCCTTTAAAGACAACATCGGTAAATAAAAGTGGCGAAGCACCTTTAAATGATTACGAAGAAATCAAAGCTGTTTATAACAAAGAAGTGAGCGCAATCTACCCTAATAATGAAAAAATATTAGAACTTGCCTCTACTGTAATAGATTTGACTAATGGCTTAGAAGTGATTAGAGAAGGCATCATTACTAAAAAAATGATAGAAGATATTTTAAGATAG
- the prmC gene encoding peptide chain release factor N(5)-glutamine methyltransferase: MTLEKALLEAIKEAENTDKEPEAIKLLLMELSGYTPSEFYIKYKEQADPMLLNLFEEKYKDYLYKDIPIQHILGYSYFYGRKFIVDHNVLIPRRETEELVEQVLIYSDTYFEKLETIKAIDLGCGSGCITISLALEEPKMKIEGLDISSEAIEVAKRNNKALESNVDFKVSDLFKEAKGQYDILVSNPPYIPDLEKVDKIVDKEPHVALFGGEEGLDFYELILKNARPYLKEKALIAFEHGYQQKEAIRKIAEKYFSDAIIIQKEDLQGKDRFTFIGLGGVLS; the protein is encoded by the coding sequence ATGACTTTAGAAAAAGCTTTATTAGAAGCAATCAAAGAAGCAGAAAATACAGATAAAGAACCAGAAGCAATCAAACTATTATTAATGGAACTATCTGGATATACACCTTCTGAATTTTATATTAAATATAAAGAACAAGCAGATCCGATGTTATTAAACTTATTTGAAGAAAAATATAAAGATTATCTTTATAAAGATATTCCTATTCAACATATCTTAGGATATTCCTATTTTTATGGTAGAAAATTTATTGTTGATCATAATGTCTTAATACCTAGAAGAGAAACAGAAGAATTAGTTGAACAAGTACTTATTTATTCTGATACATATTTTGAAAAACTAGAAACAATTAAAGCAATTGATCTTGGCTGTGGCAGTGGATGCATTACTATCAGTTTAGCATTAGAAGAGCCTAAAATGAAAATTGAAGGATTAGATATAAGTAGTGAAGCAATCGAAGTCGCAAAAAGAAATAATAAAGCATTAGAATCAAACGTTGATTTTAAAGTAAGTGATTTATTTAAAGAAGCTAAAGGTCAATATGATATATTAGTGTCTAACCCACCTTATATCCCTGACTTAGAAAAAGTAGACAAAATAGTTGATAAAGAGCCTCATGTAGCATTATTCGGTGGTGAAGAAGGACTGGATTTTTACGAACTTATTTTAAAAAACGCTAGACCTTATTTAAAAGAAAAAGCTTTAATTGCATTTGAACACGGTTACCAACAAAAAGAAGCGATTAGAAAAATAGCAGAAAAATATTTTAGTGACGCAATCATTATTCAAAAAGAAGATTTACAAGGAAAAGACCGATTTACATTTATTGGTCTTGGAGGCGTATTATCATGA
- the prfA gene encoding peptide chain release factor 1, with protein sequence MFDRLDVMKKQYYKIQDELSQGITDVKKMTEKLKESSQLEDAVLEYNKYLEVIEQLKNTDTLLKTEKDEEILEMAHLEKAELEDRKEQLIADLKILLLPKDPNDEKNVVVEIKGAAGGDEGNLFAGDLFRAYSKYAETKNWKIEILNAMEGSMGGFTSIEFMVTGKKVYSFLKYESGVHRVQRVPETESQGRIHTSTAVVLVMPEAEELEIDISWNDIRFDTYNSSGPGGQSVNTTKSAVRLTHIPTGIMVACQEGKSQHENKDKAFRLLKTRIFDKFLQEQLEKEGEQRKALVGRGDRSEKVRTYNYPQNRVTDHRIGLTLQRLDAIMEGKLDLIIEPLLNEFQKRQLTGE encoded by the coding sequence ATGTTTGATCGATTAGATGTAATGAAGAAACAATATTATAAAATTCAGGATGAACTTTCACAAGGCATTACTGATGTTAAAAAAATGACTGAAAAGTTAAAAGAATCCAGTCAATTAGAAGATGCAGTTTTAGAATATAATAAGTATCTTGAAGTTATAGAACAATTAAAAAATACAGATACTTTATTAAAGACTGAAAAAGATGAAGAAATTTTAGAAATGGCTCACTTAGAAAAAGCTGAGTTAGAAGATAGAAAAGAACAGTTAATCGCAGATTTAAAAATCTTACTTTTACCAAAAGACCCTAACGATGAAAAAAACGTAGTTGTTGAAATCAAAGGTGCTGCTGGTGGAGATGAAGGTAATTTATTTGCAGGAGACTTATTTAGAGCTTACAGTAAATATGCAGAAACTAAAAACTGGAAAATTGAAATTTTAAATGCCATGGAAGGATCAATGGGAGGATTCACTTCAATTGAATTTATGGTTACAGGTAAAAAGGTATATTCATTCTTAAAATATGAATCTGGAGTACATAGAGTACAAAGAGTTCCAGAAACAGAATCACAAGGAAGAATACATACTTCAACAGCAGTTGTATTAGTGATGCCTGAAGCAGAAGAATTAGAAATAGATATTAGCTGGAATGATATTAGATTTGATACTTATAATTCAAGTGGCCCAGGGGGGCAATCAGTTAATACAACTAAATCAGCGGTTAGATTAACTCATATTCCTACTGGAATTATGGTTGCTTGTCAAGAAGGTAAGAGTCAACATGAAAACAAAGATAAAGCATTTAGACTATTAAAAACACGTATTTTTGATAAATTCTTACAAGAACAATTAGAAAAAGAAGGCGAACAACGTAAAGCCTTAGTAGGTCGTGGAGATAGAAGTGAAAAAGTAAGAACTTATAATTATCCACAAAACCGTGTAACTGATCATAGAATCGGATTAACTTTACAAAGACTAGATGCGATTATGGAAGGCAAACTTGATTTAATTATTGAACCATTATTAAATGAATTCCAAAAAAGACAATTAACAGGGGAATAA